Proteins found in one Geomonas subterranea genomic segment:
- a CDS encoding response regulator, which yields MRCNEKRETILLADDEPEIREVLRDLLICNGYTVITASNGQDALEKFIENTDAIELLVTDIVMPGRDGISSYNEMKKINPGIKVIYMTGFHERIPPSVDALRKPFHPSQLVQLVRSVLGNEPVDQ from the coding sequence ATGAGGTGTAATGAAAAGCGTGAGACGATTTTGCTTGCGGATGATGAACCGGAAATAAGGGAGGTGCTTCGGGACCTCCTTATCTGCAACGGCTACACAGTGATTACGGCAAGCAATGGACAGGATGCGCTGGAAAAGTTCATCGAAAATACCGATGCGATAGAGTTGCTGGTGACAGACATCGTAATGCCCGGAAGGGACGGCATATCAAGTTACAACGAAATGAAGAAGATCAACCCCGGCATCAAGGTCATTTACATGACGGGGTTCCATGAAAGAATCCCACCGTCTGTTGACGCACTCCGGAAGCCTTTCCATCCATCACAACTGGTCCAACTGGTCAGATCGGTTTTGGGCAACGAGCCTGTGGATCAATAA
- a CDS encoding tyrosine-type recombinase/integrase — MKKQFTDKYLQSIKPGEKKQIIREKRGFCLQVLPSGTKSFLYIYLFQGKKKNLYLGQYPYVSLAEARVKYNEAYNKVQIGEDPAYVPLPQEAEEPVIATFGDFAEQYIKWSEANHAKAWFKTVKMSLENDVLPTWKDRPITEIRRRDAIALLEHVATRAPGQAKNVHKVARGVFEYAIHREHLEANPMLKLSKVIPSLKPVVKKRILSDSELKQLWKSLDEGTGDERTKAAIKLVLVTAQRPGEVASLHRSQIEGNWWTLGSADTKNEEAHRVYLAPLALELIGDSEGYIFPSYRTGDAGEPCPIVRQTLSQHVASRKYFNLPQWTPHDLRRTARTVMARIGIPEEHAEAILNHKKQGVVKVYNLHQYAKEKKAAMLLWEEELKRILAD, encoded by the coding sequence ATGAAGAAACAATTTACTGACAAGTATCTCCAAAGCATCAAGCCGGGGGAGAAGAAACAGATCATTCGTGAAAAAAGGGGCTTCTGCCTGCAGGTGCTGCCGTCGGGAACCAAGAGCTTCCTGTACATATACCTTTTCCAGGGGAAGAAGAAGAACCTCTACCTGGGCCAATACCCGTACGTGTCCCTGGCGGAGGCGAGGGTCAAGTACAACGAGGCCTACAATAAGGTGCAGATTGGTGAAGACCCCGCCTACGTCCCTCTCCCCCAAGAGGCAGAAGAGCCTGTCATCGCCACTTTCGGAGATTTCGCCGAACAGTACATCAAGTGGTCTGAGGCAAACCATGCCAAGGCCTGGTTTAAGACGGTCAAGATGTCGCTGGAGAACGATGTCCTCCCCACCTGGAAGGACCGCCCCATAACCGAAATAAGAAGACGCGATGCCATTGCCCTCCTGGAGCACGTAGCGACACGTGCACCGGGGCAGGCCAAAAACGTACATAAGGTGGCCAGAGGAGTTTTCGAGTACGCCATCCACCGAGAGCATCTGGAGGCGAACCCGATGCTGAAACTCAGCAAGGTGATTCCGTCCCTGAAGCCCGTCGTCAAGAAACGCATCCTGTCCGACAGTGAACTAAAGCAGTTGTGGAAGTCATTAGACGAAGGCACAGGGGACGAGAGGACCAAGGCTGCGATCAAGCTGGTGCTGGTGACCGCTCAGCGTCCTGGGGAGGTGGCCAGCCTGCACCGCAGCCAGATCGAGGGGAATTGGTGGACGCTGGGGAGCGCGGACACCAAGAACGAGGAAGCACACCGGGTCTATCTTGCTCCCCTGGCATTGGAGTTGATCGGGGACAGCGAGGGGTACATCTTCCCCTCGTACAGAACCGGAGATGCCGGGGAACCGTGCCCGATTGTGAGGCAAACCCTGTCCCAGCACGTGGCGAGTAGGAAGTACTTCAACCTCCCACAATGGACCCCTCATGACCTGAGGCGCACCGCCCGTACCGTAATGGCCCGGATAGGAATCCCGGAGGAGCACGCAGAGGCGATTCTCAACCACAAGAAGCAGGGAGTGGTGAAGGTTTACAACCTGCATCAGTACGCCAAGGAGAAGAAGGCGGCGATGCTGCTGTGGGAAGAGGAACTAAAACGTATCTTAGCAGACTAA
- a CDS encoding response regulator, producing MELSQRAARSGEPCTRKKLGEIFVERGILSALTVERLVVYARKKGKRFGTVLEDLELVTPDELAQALAQQHNMKFLGDFHRYKYPDELLRMIPAKKAMANMIFPLKLKEGKFAVAISDPTLAGVLRAMEEEHGVSVVPYVATGREIMLAIKVHYLKSVPAAATDKKSILIVDDDKAVSQFISTSLKRKGYHVVCADDGMEAFKEIMSNRFNLVITDKEMPKLNGYAVLESLRSFPETANVPVILITSTATVDEEATALRRGFFDFIPKPLREATLSVKVERALTMAEEY from the coding sequence ATGGAGCTTTCACAGCGGGCGGCGCGATCAGGCGAGCCCTGCACCAGGAAGAAACTTGGGGAGATTTTCGTGGAGAGGGGGATCCTCTCCGCCTTGACCGTGGAGAGGCTCGTAGTCTATGCACGCAAGAAGGGAAAGCGGTTCGGCACCGTGCTGGAAGATCTGGAGCTTGTCACGCCTGACGAGTTGGCCCAGGCCCTGGCGCAACAGCACAACATGAAATTTCTCGGGGACTTCCACCGCTACAAGTATCCCGACGAACTCCTCAGGATGATCCCGGCCAAGAAGGCCATGGCGAACATGATCTTCCCGTTGAAGCTGAAAGAGGGCAAGTTCGCCGTCGCCATCAGCGACCCGACCCTTGCCGGGGTTCTGCGCGCCATGGAGGAAGAGCATGGAGTGTCCGTAGTGCCCTACGTGGCCACGGGGCGTGAAATAATGCTGGCCATCAAGGTGCACTACCTGAAATCGGTTCCGGCTGCGGCGACCGACAAGAAAAGCATCCTCATCGTCGATGATGACAAGGCGGTCAGTCAGTTCATCAGCACTTCCCTGAAGCGCAAGGGATACCACGTGGTCTGTGCCGACGACGGCATGGAAGCCTTCAAGGAGATCATGTCGAACCGTTTCAACCTGGTGATCACCGACAAGGAGATGCCCAAGCTGAACGGTTATGCCGTGCTGGAGAGCCTGCGGAGCTTTCCGGAAACGGCCAACGTACCGGTGATCCTGATCACCTCCACGGCCACCGTGGACGAAGAAGCCACCGCGCTGCGGCGCGGTTTTTTCGACTTCATCCCCAAGCCCCTGCGCGAGGCCACCCTCTCCGTCAAAGTCGAGCGCGCCCTGACCATGGCGGAAGAGTATTGA
- a CDS encoding helix-turn-helix transcriptional regulator: MDMDKVIRRKQLLEMIGVSAATQYRMERAGLFPRRFRLGKGLVGWHLTEIEEWLRSREPVSIHCPDATNKGSIVGVVPQVEVLGHRPGRGRKDP; the protein is encoded by the coding sequence ATGGACATGGATAAAGTGATCCGGCGCAAGCAACTCCTTGAGATGATAGGGGTAAGCGCCGCAACCCAATATCGTATGGAAAGGGCAGGGCTGTTCCCCCGGAGGTTTAGGCTCGGCAAGGGCTTGGTAGGGTGGCACCTGACCGAAATCGAGGAGTGGCTAAGGAGTCGCGAGCCGGTGTCGATTCACTGTCCGGATGCCACGAATAAAGGCAGCATTGTGGGAGTGGTGCCGCAGGTTGAAGTGCTGGGGCACCGCCCGGGGAGAGGGCGGAAGGACCCTTGA
- the traI gene encoding TraI/MobA(P) family conjugative relaxase: MIAKKVPMRSIRKSDFGALVEYLTDGQGKHERIGNVWATNCQSEGWQVAITEVLNTQAQNTRAKADKTYHVIVSFRADEQPDGATLKAIETRICEGLGYDNHQRICVVHPDTDNLHFHIAINKIHPTLYTIRDPYNDHWTLGILCKRLEQEYHLQADNHQVGKTGSQDRAADMERQAGVQSLLGWIQRECADQLKNARSWGELHTILGRNGLELREKGNGLVITNGSGIGVKASSVAMELSKMRLVRRLGDFQPADVTKRQHGRQYEARPVRFWGDTTKLFRRYTSDMEAAATACKTEGAAATERKNRHIESVRKIAQYKRDAVKVINCSKISKKVLYGVINRTLKVEILKIKRRCLAERVAIKGKYKQLTWADWLRAKAVKGDLEALAALRACEAATGLKGDTITGKGGSKHAPLTAELDCITKKGTIIYHVGSTAVRDDGERLQVSRGANMEGLQGALLLASEHYGSCIAVNGTEAFKEQVVRAAAVGKLSVTFNDAALERRRQELLGSGGLREEASGHDKQPGARAAGERSGVDGGYDSRGSGGHGCTAAAIHPRGTIRGTTAEGGVARYDKPYVGGVGRKPPPQSQNRLRELSELGVVQLASGDQMLLPRDVANRLGREGTKPDHGVRRDIPRPGEMTVGQAAAEKYVAEREAMRLKASGVPKHRLYDQEGRTTAAYAGIRQVEGETLILLKRDEEILVLRVAASAAERLKRVAIGETVTVTAKGRVARTKARKI, encoded by the coding sequence GTGATAGCCAAAAAAGTACCCATGAGGTCCATCCGCAAGAGCGATTTTGGTGCCTTGGTGGAGTATCTCACCGACGGCCAGGGCAAACATGAACGTATTGGAAATGTGTGGGCCACCAATTGCCAGTCGGAAGGCTGGCAAGTCGCGATCACAGAAGTTCTAAACACACAGGCGCAAAACACCCGAGCGAAAGCGGACAAAACCTATCACGTCATCGTCAGCTTCCGGGCCGATGAACAGCCGGATGGGGCAACCCTCAAGGCCATTGAGACTCGTATCTGCGAGGGTTTGGGCTACGACAACCATCAGCGTATCTGTGTCGTGCACCCCGACACGGACAACCTGCATTTTCACATCGCCATCAACAAGATTCACCCGACCCTCTACACGATTCGTGATCCCTATAACGACCACTGGACGTTGGGAATCCTCTGCAAGAGATTGGAACAGGAGTACCACCTCCAAGCCGACAATCATCAGGTCGGAAAAACGGGGAGTCAAGACCGGGCTGCCGACATGGAGCGGCAGGCCGGGGTGCAAAGCCTGTTGGGCTGGATCCAGCGCGAATGTGCCGACCAACTGAAGAATGCACGAAGCTGGGGGGAACTGCATACGATACTGGGCCGCAACGGCCTCGAACTTCGGGAAAAGGGTAACGGACTCGTCATCACTAACGGCTCAGGTATCGGCGTTAAAGCCAGTTCTGTGGCGATGGAACTATCGAAAATGAGGCTCGTACGTCGCTTGGGGGATTTCCAGCCGGCAGACGTCACGAAAAGACAGCACGGTCGGCAGTATGAGGCACGGCCGGTGCGCTTTTGGGGCGACACAACAAAGTTATTCCGCAGATACACTTCCGATATGGAAGCAGCAGCTACGGCCTGTAAAACCGAAGGGGCCGCCGCAACGGAGCGCAAAAATCGGCACATCGAATCGGTCAGGAAAATAGCGCAGTACAAACGGGACGCAGTAAAAGTCATCAACTGTTCCAAGATAAGCAAGAAAGTGCTGTACGGCGTAATCAACAGAACGCTTAAGGTCGAGATCCTGAAGATCAAAAGGCGATGCCTCGCAGAACGGGTGGCCATCAAGGGCAAATATAAACAGCTCACATGGGCCGACTGGCTAAGAGCGAAGGCCGTCAAAGGAGACCTAGAGGCGCTGGCCGCTTTGCGCGCTTGCGAGGCGGCAACCGGCCTGAAGGGGGACACCATAACCGGCAAGGGCGGCAGTAAGCATGCGCCGCTAACGGCAGAGCTGGACTGCATCACCAAGAAGGGGACGATCATCTATCACGTCGGCTCAACTGCGGTGCGCGACGACGGGGAAAGGCTCCAGGTTTCACGGGGGGCAAACATGGAGGGGCTGCAAGGCGCTCTACTCTTGGCGTCAGAACACTATGGCAGTTGCATCGCCGTCAACGGTACCGAGGCCTTCAAGGAACAGGTGGTCCGGGCGGCCGCAGTCGGCAAGCTGTCCGTTACCTTTAACGATGCCGCATTGGAGCGCCGCCGCCAGGAACTGCTGGGATCGGGGGGCCTCAGGGAGGAAGCCAGTGGACACGACAAACAACCGGGCGCTCGAGCCGCCGGCGAAAGATCAGGAGTCGACGGAGGATATGATAGCCGCGGCAGTGGCGGCCATGGATGCACCGCTGCAGCAATCCATCCAAGGGGAACCATCCGAGGAACAACAGCCGAGGGAGGCGTTGCCCGTTACGATAAGCCCTATGTTGGAGGCGTTGGACGAAAGCCACCGCCCCAAAGCCAGAACCGTCTGCGAGAGCTGTCCGAACTTGGTGTGGTTCAACTCGCCAGCGGAGATCAAATGCTACTGCCGCGCGATGTTGCTAATCGTTTAGGGCGAGAAGGAACCAAACCAGATCACGGCGTGCGACGGGATATTCCTCGGCCAGGAGAGATGACGGTAGGCCAAGCCGCCGCGGAGAAGTATGTCGCCGAACGTGAGGCCATGCGACTGAAAGCCTCAGGTGTGCCTAAACACCGGCTTTACGACCAAGAGGGGCGAACCACCGCCGCCTACGCGGGAATCCGCCAGGTGGAAGGGGAAACCCTGATTCTTCTGAAACGAGACGAGGAGATCCTGGTTCTGCGAGTCGCCGCCAGCGCCGCCGAGCGGCTCAAGCGTGTGGCGATCGGCGAAACCGTCACCGTTACGGCCAAAGGGCGCGTCGCTAGAACCAAAGCGCGGAAGATATAA
- the traJ gene encoding conjugal transfer transcriptional regulator TraJ, which produces MTKEKRPTRRKRLRVPVLPDEEAAIKKMAASTGLPVAVFLRNVGLGYQVRSILDHKAVEELVRINGDLGRLGGLLKLWLADDPRAAQYGERLVRALLTKIEDTRDQMHRIMQTVVMQRPGR; this is translated from the coding sequence ATTACGAAAGAAAAGAGACCAACACGTAGAAAGCGGCTGCGCGTTCCTGTGCTGCCGGACGAAGAGGCTGCCATCAAGAAGATGGCGGCTTCCACCGGCCTTCCCGTCGCCGTGTTCCTGCGGAACGTGGGTTTGGGCTACCAGGTCCGCAGCATTCTGGACCACAAGGCGGTTGAAGAACTGGTACGCATCAACGGTGATCTAGGCCGTTTAGGGGGGCTTCTGAAACTTTGGCTTGCCGATGACCCGCGTGCTGCGCAATACGGGGAGAGGCTTGTCCGAGCCCTCCTCACAAAGATAGAAGACACCCGCGATCAGATGCACAGGATCATGCAGACTGTGGTCATGCAAAGGCCCGGTCGGTGA